A single Vicinamibacteria bacterium DNA region contains:
- a CDS encoding cysteine desulfurase, translated as MSAATPARTRLYDVKAVREAFPILRTTVHGKPLVYLDNAASAQKPRSVIEAEKAVYESYYSNVHRGVHQLSVLSTEAYEAARTKVRDFLHARESREIIFLRGTTEAVNLVAQTYGRSKVGAGDEVLITTLEHHSNIVPWQLLCEEKGARLRVAPINDAGEVDLDAFERLLSPRTRMVAVAHVSNALGTINPVKQMVEMAHRRGAPVLIDGAQGVPHLRVDVAEMGCDFYAFSGHKVYGPSGAGVLYGRAELLEAMPPWQGGGEMIASVTFEKTTYNVLPHKFEAGTPNIAGVIALGAAIDYVTDLGLEAIAAHEHDLLAYGTRALTAIPGLRLVGTAREKAGVLSFVLDGIHPHDIGTVLDYEGIAVRTGHHCAQPVMERFGLPATTRASLGCFNTREEIDALVGGLHKVQEVFGG; from the coding sequence ATGAGCGCGGCCACTCCGGCCCGGACCAGGCTCTATGACGTCAAGGCCGTGCGCGAGGCCTTCCCCATCCTCCGCACCACCGTTCACGGCAAACCCCTCGTCTACCTCGACAATGCGGCCAGCGCCCAGAAGCCGCGGTCGGTCATCGAGGCGGAGAAGGCTGTCTACGAGAGCTATTACTCGAACGTCCATCGGGGGGTGCACCAGCTCTCCGTGCTGTCCACCGAGGCCTACGAGGCCGCGAGGACCAAGGTCCGCGACTTCCTCCACGCCCGCGAGAGCCGGGAGATCATCTTCCTGCGGGGGACCACGGAAGCGGTGAACCTCGTGGCCCAGACCTACGGGCGAAGCAAGGTGGGGGCGGGGGACGAGGTTCTGATCACCACCCTCGAGCACCACTCCAACATCGTCCCCTGGCAGCTGCTGTGCGAGGAGAAGGGCGCGCGGCTCAGGGTGGCGCCGATCAACGACGCGGGGGAAGTCGATCTCGATGCTTTCGAGAGGCTCCTCTCCCCCCGGACCCGGATGGTGGCCGTGGCCCACGTCTCCAACGCTCTCGGCACCATCAACCCCGTGAAGCAGATGGTGGAGATGGCGCACCGCCGCGGGGCGCCGGTGCTCATCGACGGCGCCCAGGGGGTGCCCCACCTGCGGGTGGACGTGGCCGAGATGGGCTGCGACTTCTACGCCTTCTCCGGGCACAAGGTCTACGGCCCCTCCGGCGCGGGCGTGCTCTACGGGAGGGCCGAGCTCCTGGAGGCCATGCCGCCCTGGCAGGGGGGAGGGGAAATGATCGCCTCCGTCACCTTCGAGAAGACGACCTACAACGTCCTGCCCCACAAGTTCGAGGCGGGGACCCCCAACATCGCGGGGGTGATCGCCCTCGGGGCGGCCATCGACTACGTGACCGACCTGGGCCTGGAGGCCATCGCCGCCCACGAGCACGACCTGCTGGCCTACGGGACGCGCGCTCTCACCGCCATCCCCGGCCTCCGCCTGGTGGGCACGGCCCGGGAGAAGGCGGGCGTCCTCTCCTTCGTCCTGGACGGGATCCACCCCCATGACATCGGGACGGTGCTCGACTACGAGGGCATCGCGGTTCGCACCGGCCACCACTGCGCGCAGCCGGTGATGGAGCGCTTCGGCCTGCCCGCCACCACCCGGGCCTCCCTGGGCTGCTTCAACACGCGCGAGGAGATCGACGCCCTGGTCGGAGGGCTCCACAAGGTCCAGGAGGTCTTTGGCGGATGA
- a CDS encoding SUF system NifU family Fe-S cluster assembly protein, whose protein sequence is MNELRELYQEVILDHSKRPRNFREMEGASGKAEGFNPLCGDQATVYVRLEGDVVKDVSFKGAGCSISTASASMMTEALKGKTRAEAEALFERFHALITRGRSEGAAPDLGKLAVFSGVGEFPVRVKCASLPWHTVKAALRGEGQVSTEQT, encoded by the coding sequence ATGAACGAGCTCAGGGAGCTGTATCAGGAAGTGATCCTGGACCACAGCAAGCGGCCCCGGAACTTCCGCGAGATGGAGGGCGCGAGCGGAAAGGCGGAGGGCTTCAATCCCCTGTGCGGAGACCAGGCCACCGTCTACGTGCGCCTGGAAGGCGACGTGGTGAAGGACGTGAGCTTCAAGGGGGCGGGCTGCTCCATCTCCACCGCCTCCGCCTCCATGATGACGGAGGCCCTCAAGGGCAAGACCCGGGCCGAGGCGGAAGCTCTCTTCGAGCGCTTCCACGCTCTGATCACGCGCGGCCGGTCGGAGGGCGCCGCCCCTGACCTGGGCAAGCTGGCCGTGTTCTCCGGGGTCGGGGAGTTCCCGGTACGGGTGAAGTGCGCCTCCTTGCCCTGGCACACCGTGAAGGCCGCGCTGCGGGGCGAGGGGCAGGTCTCTACGGAGCAAACATGA
- the sufT gene encoding putative Fe-S cluster assembly protein SufT, which translates to MKEARTLSRDIQVAAIPYGDKIPLPAGSTVFVTQALGGSYTAMTDNGYMVRIEGQDADAIGEAVVAPSPAADAAGKPLEQMAWDQLKTCYDPEIPVNIVDLGLVYQCEASTLPEGDSKVTVRFTLTAPGCGMGDYLKQDVKAKLLGIPGVKEADVEVVLEPAWEQSMMSEAARLQLGLM; encoded by the coding sequence ATGAAAGAAGCCAGGACGTTGTCGCGCGACATTCAAGTCGCGGCCATTCCCTACGGGGACAAGATTCCCCTCCCCGCGGGAAGCACCGTCTTCGTCACCCAGGCCCTGGGGGGGTCCTACACGGCCATGACCGACAACGGCTACATGGTTCGCATCGAGGGCCAAGACGCGGACGCCATCGGAGAGGCGGTGGTGGCCCCTTCCCCCGCCGCAGACGCGGCCGGGAAGCCGCTGGAGCAGATGGCGTGGGACCAGCTCAAGACCTGCTACGACCCCGAGATCCCCGTAAATATCGTGGACCTGGGGCTGGTCTACCAGTGCGAGGCCAGCACCCTTCCGGAGGGGGACAGCAAGGTGACGGTGCGGTTCACCCTCACCGCTCCCGGCTGCGGGATGGGGGACTACTTGAAGCAGGACGTGAAGGCCAAGCTCCTGGGGATCCCGGGGGTGAAGGAGGCCGACGTGGAGGTGGTGCTGGAGCCGGCCTGGGAGCAGAGCATGATGTCGGAGGCGGCCCGACTCCAACTCGGGCTGATGTGA
- a CDS encoding Rrf2 family transcriptional regulator, with protein MKLSSQEEYGLRCLLQLGREGEGRSLTIAEMSQREGISTPNVAKIMRILRRGGLVLSTRGKSGGYTLARPAAQIPVSEALGALGGRLFDSQFCDRHAGLALHCANLGDCSIRPVLRHLQEAVDQVLGRLNLKSLLVTEQEMSVSIGPHAKALPLASRPS; from the coding sequence ATGAAACTGAGCTCTCAAGAGGAATACGGACTGCGCTGCCTGTTGCAGCTCGGACGCGAGGGGGAGGGGCGGAGCTTGACCATCGCCGAGATGAGTCAGCGGGAGGGCATCTCTACCCCCAACGTGGCCAAGATCATGCGCATCCTCCGCCGGGGCGGGCTCGTCCTCAGCACGCGCGGAAAGTCGGGGGGCTACACCCTGGCCCGGCCTGCGGCCCAGATCCCGGTGAGCGAGGCCCTGGGGGCCTTGGGCGGGCGCCTCTTCGACTCGCAGTTCTGCGACCGCCACGCAGGGCTTGCCCTGCACTGCGCGAACCTCGGCGACTGCTCGATCCGTCCGGTGCTCCGCCATCTGCAGGAGGCGGTGGACCAGGTCCTGGGCCGGCTCAACCTAAAGAGCCTGCTCGTCACCGAGCAGGAAATGAGCGTCTCCATCGGCCCCCACGCGAAAGCGCTCCCCCTAGCCTCCCGACCTTCCTGA
- a CDS encoding alkaline phosphatase family protein, with product MTARSAVGKALALALLPLLAACGGGSSTPPRLSPLDLARQKVAHIVIIMQENRSFDHYFGTFPGAEGIPMSDGVPSVCVPDPRNGQCVRPFHDPNDRNAGGPHAERDAAADVNAGKMDGFIRQFVGGRKNCADPNDPACSQEGGADFPDVMGYHDKREIPNYWAYAQNFVLQDHMFQANASWSLPMHLFLVSEWSARCASADPMSCRNELQNPVTAPANGSKAPYAWTDITYLLHQKGVSWAYYLDDGAQPDCEDNPATCVNLRVGVPSIWNPLPGFATVQQDGELGNIRRLEEFFTAAEQGTLPAVSWIMPASVHSEHPTALVSAGQAYVTRLVNAIMQGPSWSSTAIFLSWDDWGGFYDHVVPPSVDLNGYGLRVPGIVIGPYAKKGFIDHQTLSFDAYNKLIEDVFLNGQRIDPKTNGRPDPRPQVREAIPQLGDLLFDFDFTQPPRAPLVL from the coding sequence ATGACTGCCCGATCCGCGGTCGGAAAGGCGCTCGCCCTCGCCCTGCTTCCGCTTCTCGCCGCCTGCGGCGGCGGATCGAGCACCCCGCCGCGCCTCTCGCCGCTCGATCTCGCCCGCCAAAAGGTCGCCCACATCGTGATCATCATGCAGGAGAACCGATCGTTCGACCACTATTTCGGGACCTTCCCGGGGGCGGAGGGCATCCCCATGAGCGACGGCGTCCCCTCGGTGTGTGTGCCGGATCCCCGAAACGGGCAGTGTGTGAGGCCCTTTCACGATCCGAATGACCGGAACGCCGGAGGGCCGCATGCGGAGCGGGACGCCGCCGCCGATGTGAACGCGGGCAAGATGGATGGCTTCATCCGCCAATTCGTGGGCGGACGGAAGAATTGCGCCGACCCCAACGACCCCGCCTGCTCCCAAGAAGGGGGCGCAGACTTTCCCGACGTGATGGGGTACCACGACAAGCGCGAAATTCCCAACTATTGGGCCTACGCCCAGAACTTCGTCCTGCAGGACCACATGTTCCAGGCCAACGCCTCCTGGAGCCTGCCCATGCACCTCTTCCTGGTCTCGGAATGGTCGGCCCGGTGCGCGAGCGCGGACCCTATGAGCTGCAGGAACGAGCTTCAGAACCCGGTCACCGCTCCCGCCAACGGCTCCAAGGCTCCCTACGCGTGGACCGACATCACCTACCTGCTGCACCAGAAGGGGGTCAGCTGGGCCTATTACCTCGACGACGGCGCCCAGCCCGACTGCGAGGACAACCCCGCGACCTGCGTCAACCTGCGGGTCGGGGTACCCTCCATCTGGAACCCCCTGCCCGGCTTCGCGACCGTCCAGCAGGACGGCGAGCTCGGCAACATCCGCCGGCTCGAGGAATTCTTCACGGCCGCCGAGCAGGGAACGCTGCCGGCCGTCTCCTGGATCATGCCCGCCAGCGTCCACAGCGAGCACCCGACCGCCCTCGTGAGCGCGGGTCAGGCCTACGTTACCCGCCTCGTCAACGCCATCATGCAGGGACCGAGCTGGTCGTCGACCGCCATCTTCCTGAGCTGGGACGACTGGGGAGGCTTCTACGACCACGTGGTGCCGCCGAGCGTGGACTTGAACGGCTATGGCCTGCGGGTTCCGGGCATCGTCATCGGGCCCTACGCAAAGAAGGGGTTCATCGACCATCAGACGCTGTCGTTTGACGCCTACAACAAGCTGATCGAGGACGTGTTCCTGAACGGCCAGCGGATCGACCCCAAGACGAACGGCCGGCCCGACCCCCGGCCTCAGGTCCGCGAGGCGATTCCCCAGCTCGGCGACCTGCTCTTCGATTTCGACTTCACCCAACCCCCCCGGGCTCCCCTCGTCCTCTGA
- a CDS encoding M20/M25/M40 family metallo-hydrolase encodes MRALAAVAVLLLPTAVHADAVERAVRAGIGETEPLMAVLAEIADRTGPRLTGSEALLRAHRFAEGRFRDMGLSVRPEPFPLAKTWRRGPAWAEVRSPGEHFLQVAQVGWTPPTPGTVEGPVRIFAPRAREEMEAMRGQLKDAIVLWGEPVSNLEPLMMALPLRIQGKPNPPEKPREPWLREQIAFLKEEGAAAYLLDSGKPGGLFNMDMQPGALEADGLPGAYLIHEQFLLLRHLAPERPVVRLRLEGGLGPPATCVNTVADLVGREEPDELVVLGAHLDSWDLGTGATDNGAGAGAVIEAARLLARSRARPRRTIRFVLFSGEEQGLLGSKAYLEAHRGELEHHSAVFVMDTGAGRIDAVALQGRREVEPIMGQVLSPLRELGVVDTDLRLEDDTDHIPFDAAGIPAFCVEQVQHEYSRNHHSQADTLDKVRPEELEQAAVVLALTAYRVAQLPQKLPRRPRDPKAGGTGP; translated from the coding sequence ATGCGAGCGCTTGCCGCCGTGGCCGTCCTGCTGCTTCCCACCGCCGTGCACGCCGACGCCGTGGAGAGAGCCGTTCGGGCCGGCATCGGAGAAACCGAGCCGCTCATGGCCGTGCTCGCGGAGATTGCGGACCGCACCGGGCCACGGCTGACGGGGTCGGAGGCCCTCCTGCGGGCCCACCGCTTTGCCGAGGGGCGCTTCCGGGATATGGGCCTCAGCGTCCGCCCCGAGCCTTTTCCCCTGGCCAAGACCTGGAGGCGCGGGCCGGCCTGGGCGGAAGTGCGGAGCCCCGGGGAGCACTTCCTCCAGGTGGCCCAGGTGGGTTGGACGCCGCCCACCCCGGGCACGGTGGAGGGGCCCGTGCGCATCTTTGCCCCCCGCGCCCGGGAGGAGATGGAGGCGATGCGAGGCCAACTCAAGGACGCGATCGTGCTCTGGGGCGAACCGGTCTCCAACCTGGAGCCCTTGATGATGGCTCTGCCCCTGCGCATACAAGGAAAGCCGAACCCCCCGGAGAAACCGCGCGAGCCCTGGCTCCGGGAGCAGATTGCGTTCCTCAAGGAGGAAGGGGCGGCCGCCTACCTCCTCGACTCCGGCAAGCCGGGCGGCCTCTTCAACATGGACATGCAGCCCGGAGCCCTCGAAGCGGACGGCCTGCCCGGAGCGTATCTGATCCACGAACAGTTCCTACTCCTCCGGCATCTCGCGCCCGAGCGTCCGGTCGTCCGCCTGCGCCTCGAGGGCGGGCTCGGCCCGCCCGCTACCTGCGTCAACACCGTGGCCGACCTCGTCGGCCGGGAGGAGCCCGACGAGCTTGTGGTGCTGGGCGCGCACCTCGACAGCTGGGACCTAGGCACCGGGGCCACCGACAACGGCGCGGGGGCGGGGGCGGTGATCGAGGCCGCCCGTCTCCTGGCCCGGAGCCGGGCGCGGCCCCGACGCACCATCCGCTTCGTGCTCTTCTCGGGGGAGGAGCAGGGCCTGCTCGGGTCCAAGGCCTATCTGGAGGCCCACCGCGGGGAGCTCGAACACCATTCCGCCGTCTTCGTCATGGACACCGGCGCCGGGCGCATCGACGCCGTGGCCCTTCAGGGCCGGCGGGAGGTGGAGCCGATCATGGGGCAGGTCCTGTCCCCTTTGCGAGAGCTGGGGGTCGTGGACACGGACCTGCGCCTGGAGGACGATACTGACCACATCCCCTTCGACGCGGCCGGGATCCCGGCCTTTTGCGTGGAGCAGGTCCAGCACGAGTACAGCCGGAACCACCACTCCCAGGCCGACACCCTCGACAAGGTGAGGCCGGAGGAGCTGGAGCAGGCGGCGGTTGTGCTGGCCCTCACCGCCTACCGGGTGGCCCAGCTCCCGCAGAAGCTCCCGCGCCGGCCCCGCGACCCCAAGGCGGGCGGGACCGGGCCGTGA
- a CDS encoding homoserine dehydrogenase has protein sequence MLRELRIALLGFGNVGRRFAELLLGPYGRALRKRGVRARVTGIATRRHGVVIDPKGLALKTCLKRVRAGLPLDGLGSGLVTTGAEFVRRVPADVLVEVTTLDPRRGQPAISHVRAALRRGLHVVTANKGPVAFAYASLKAQARRRRRLFLHEGAVMDGTPVFNLVDRCLVGTRILGFRGTLNSTSNHVLSRLEEGATRETALREAQALGIAEADPRNDLDGWDAAVKGCALANALMGGSVRPSGVRRRGILGLGAAEARRALRAGRRLRLVVRGTREGRRVRVSVGPERIPLGDPLSLPGSDAALVLTTDLMGEIGVFERGAFLDQTAYALLSDLMTVAASL, from the coding sequence ATGCTCCGAGAGCTGCGCATTGCCCTCCTCGGCTTCGGCAACGTGGGACGGCGCTTCGCGGAGCTGCTCCTCGGGCCCTACGGTCGCGCCCTGCGGAAGCGGGGGGTGCGGGCCCGGGTGACGGGGATCGCGACCCGTCGCCACGGCGTCGTGATCGACCCCAAGGGACTCGCCCTCAAGACGTGCCTCAAGCGGGTCCGGGCCGGCCTTCCCCTAGATGGGCTTGGGAGCGGGCTCGTGACCACCGGGGCCGAGTTCGTGCGGCGGGTTCCTGCGGATGTGCTCGTGGAGGTGACGACGCTCGACCCGCGCCGTGGGCAGCCGGCCATTTCCCACGTGCGGGCCGCGCTCCGCCGCGGCCTTCACGTCGTGACCGCCAACAAGGGACCGGTCGCCTTCGCGTACGCGAGCCTAAAGGCCCAGGCCCGTCGCCGCCGCCGCCTCTTCCTCCACGAGGGCGCGGTGATGGACGGCACCCCCGTCTTCAACCTCGTGGATCGATGCCTGGTGGGCACGCGCATCCTCGGCTTCCGGGGAACCCTCAACAGCACCAGCAACCACGTCCTTTCGCGGCTGGAAGAGGGGGCGACCCGGGAGACGGCCCTCCGCGAAGCGCAGGCCCTCGGCATCGCGGAGGCCGATCCCCGGAACGACCTCGATGGCTGGGACGCGGCCGTCAAGGGATGCGCCCTCGCCAACGCGCTCATGGGCGGGTCCGTCCGCCCCTCCGGAGTCCGCCGCCGCGGGATTCTAGGGCTGGGGGCAGCCGAAGCGAGGCGAGCCCTCCGCGCGGGGAGGCGGCTGCGGCTTGTGGTGCGGGGGACGCGCGAGGGGCGGAGGGTGCGGGTCTCCGTGGGACCGGAACGCATCCCCCTTGGGGACCCGCTCTCCCTGCCGGGCTCGGACGCCGCTCTCGTCCTCACCACCGACCTCATGGGCGAGATCGGAGTCTTCGAGCGGGGGGCCTTCTTGGACCAGACGGCCTACGCCCTGCTCTCCGACCTGATGACGGTGGCGGCGTCCCTATGA
- the modA gene encoding molybdate ABC transporter substrate-binding protein: MVLVALLLAFASPLRAEEVVVFAAASLTDVLEEIGHDFEGASSHHVVFAFGSSGDLARQIWMGARADVFFSADLKRMDELERAGLVRAGDRVNVLSNVLVVVVPASSTSSLRTPKDLLRLPRMAVADPEVVPAGFYARSYFEKIGLWAALRPKVVPSLDVRAALAAVASGSIPAGVVYRTDARGVNAVRVAFEVPPEEGPAIVYPLAPLAASAKLATREFVRFLLLPSTRAIYEKHGFLVLARK, translated from the coding sequence GTGGTCCTCGTCGCTCTGCTCTTGGCCTTCGCCTCCCCCCTGCGGGCAGAAGAGGTCGTGGTCTTCGCGGCGGCCAGCCTCACCGACGTCTTGGAGGAGATCGGCCACGATTTTGAAGGCGCATCCTCTCACCATGTCGTCTTCGCCTTTGGGTCCTCCGGCGACCTCGCCCGCCAAATCTGGATGGGGGCCCGCGCCGACGTCTTCTTCTCCGCCGACCTCAAGCGGATGGACGAGTTGGAGAGGGCCGGGCTCGTGCGCGCCGGCGACCGCGTGAACGTCCTCTCGAACGTCCTCGTGGTCGTGGTCCCGGCCTCCTCCACGAGCTCCCTCCGCACTCCCAAAGACCTCCTTCGCCTTCCGCGGATGGCGGTCGCCGATCCCGAGGTGGTGCCCGCGGGCTTCTACGCCCGGAGTTACTTCGAAAAGATCGGTCTTTGGGCGGCCCTCCGGCCCAAAGTGGTGCCCAGCCTCGACGTGCGTGCGGCGTTGGCCGCGGTCGCTTCCGGGAGCATTCCTGCCGGGGTGGTGTACCGGACCGACGCCCGCGGGGTGAATGCCGTCCGCGTGGCCTTCGAGGTGCCGCCGGAGGAGGGTCCGGCCATCGTCTATCCGCTCGCACCCCTGGCCGCCTCGGCCAAACTCGCCACCCGCGAGTTCGTCCGCTTTCTCCTGCTTCCGAGCACCCGGGCCATATACGAGAAGCACGGCTTTCTGGTCCTGGCCAGGAAGTGA
- the modB gene encoding molybdate ABC transporter permease subunit — protein sequence MLTADELGVVLFTVKVAALGTTLILPLGVAVALGLARYQGAGKSALETVLSLPLVLPPTAVGLFLLQTLGRRSPLGSFLAAHGIEVLFTGKAVILATTVMSFPLLVRSARTGFEEVDPRLVGLARTLGCGPVAAFFRVTLPLAWRGVLTGTVLAFSRALGEFGATIMIAGNIPGRTQTLALAIFQYNQTGRDERALILAGATVALAFAALWTTEWVTRRRARRGQA from the coding sequence GTGCTGACCGCGGATGAGCTCGGGGTCGTGCTCTTCACCGTCAAGGTGGCGGCGTTGGGGACGACGCTCATCCTTCCTTTGGGGGTGGCCGTGGCCCTGGGCCTGGCCCGCTACCAGGGAGCGGGCAAGAGCGCGCTCGAGACCGTCCTCTCCTTGCCTCTGGTGCTCCCTCCCACCGCGGTCGGGCTCTTCCTCCTCCAGACCCTGGGCCGCCGCTCGCCCCTCGGTTCCTTCCTCGCCGCCCACGGAATCGAGGTGCTCTTCACCGGGAAGGCGGTGATCCTGGCCACGACCGTCATGTCCTTCCCGCTCCTAGTGCGCTCGGCCCGCACCGGTTTCGAGGAAGTGGACCCCCGCCTCGTCGGTCTCGCGCGCACGCTGGGCTGCGGTCCTGTCGCCGCCTTCTTCCGGGTCACCCTCCCCCTCGCCTGGCGGGGGGTCTTGACGGGGACGGTGCTCGCCTTCTCCCGGGCCCTGGGCGAGTTCGGGGCAACCATTATGATCGCGGGCAATATACCCGGCCGCACCCAGACCCTCGCCCTCGCGATCTTTCAGTACAACCAAACCGGACGCGACGAGCGGGCGCTTATCCTGGCGGGGGCCACGGTGGCCCTGGCCTTCGCCGCCCTTTGGACCACGGAATGGGTCACGCGCCGGCGCGCGCGTCGAGGCCAGGCGTGA
- the modC gene encoding molybdenum ABC transporter ATP-binding protein encodes MIDLALELPLSRFTLRVETRLGEGATVVMGPSGSGKTSLLEALAGLRRKARGRILADGQVLLDTENGTCRPPEARRIGYVPQDAGLFPHLTALGNVRFGARGDPSLVEGAVDTLEIGGLKDRYPVSLSGGEKQRVALARALATRPRLLLLDEPLAALDVGLRERILPYLLRIRDEWKVPCLYVTHNVGEALALAGQLLLLREGRVEAQGEPLALLSSPGLSREAETGIENLLPARVLSHDIEAGVTRVRVEEGPEVSVTLSPGRPVGSAVTVALRAEDVLVSVEPVRGLSARNVYEARIASLERTGADVTLRCTLRDGGVLLARITPAAATALRLAPDRPVWLAVKSHSIQML; translated from the coding sequence GTGATCGACCTCGCGCTCGAGCTCCCGCTCTCTCGCTTCACGCTCCGGGTAGAGACGCGGCTCGGGGAGGGAGCGACGGTCGTGATGGGGCCGTCGGGGTCGGGCAAGACCTCGCTGCTCGAGGCCCTGGCCGGGCTGCGCCGGAAGGCTCGGGGGCGGATCCTGGCCGATGGCCAGGTCTTGCTGGACACCGAAAACGGCACCTGCCGCCCGCCCGAGGCGCGGCGAATCGGCTACGTGCCCCAGGACGCGGGTCTCTTCCCCCACCTCACCGCCCTCGGCAACGTGCGCTTCGGCGCCCGCGGCGACCCCAGCTTGGTGGAGGGCGCGGTGGACACCCTCGAGATTGGAGGCCTGAAGGACCGCTACCCGGTCTCCCTCTCCGGGGGGGAGAAGCAGCGCGTGGCCCTGGCCCGCGCCCTCGCCACCAGGCCGCGGCTCCTCCTCCTCGACGAGCCCCTGGCCGCGCTCGACGTGGGCCTGCGCGAGCGCATCCTGCCCTACCTGCTGCGCATCCGGGATGAGTGGAAGGTGCCCTGCCTCTACGTCACCCACAACGTGGGCGAGGCCCTGGCTCTGGCCGGCCAGCTCCTGCTGCTGCGGGAGGGGCGGGTGGAGGCGCAAGGGGAGCCCCTCGCCCTTCTGTCCTCGCCCGGCCTCTCGCGGGAGGCGGAGACCGGCATCGAGAACCTTCTCCCCGCACGCGTCCTTTCCCACGACATCGAAGCGGGCGTGACGCGGGTGCGGGTGGAAGAGGGCCCGGAGGTCTCGGTAACCCTGTCCCCGGGGCGGCCCGTCGGAAGCGCGGTCACGGTGGCCCTGCGGGCCGAAGACGTCCTGGTCTCGGTGGAGCCCGTCCGCGGCCTCTCCGCGCGCAACGTCTACGAGGCGCGCATCGCCTCCTTGGAGCGCACAGGGGCGGACGTGACCCTGCGCTGCACGCTCCGCGACGGCGGTGTCCTGCTGGCCCGGATCACCCCCGCCGCCGCCACCGCCCTCCGCCTGGCCCCCGACCGCCCGGTGTGGCTGGCCGTGAAGAGCCACTCCATACAGATGTTGTGA
- a CDS encoding DUF2721 domain-containing protein, with translation MPDAGQNLLAAMITPAVLISACGTLIFSTSTRLARNVDRVRVLTAHMEQLFSGMIKDFPEEHRRELEVQLGYYARRSQIIQGSLTSLYVSLGIFVAASVTAALTTLVSRLTWLPGLLGVAGTLALFVGAMLLIRETGLALRAVNSEMEFALRLGRLYQERHVASPPDAGGKGP, from the coding sequence ATGCCGGACGCGGGCCAGAACCTCCTCGCCGCGATGATCACGCCCGCCGTGCTCATCTCCGCGTGCGGGACCCTGATCTTCTCGACCTCCACGCGCCTGGCCCGAAACGTGGATCGGGTGCGGGTCCTGACCGCGCACATGGAGCAGCTCTTCTCGGGAATGATCAAGGACTTCCCCGAGGAGCACCGGCGCGAGTTGGAGGTGCAGCTTGGCTACTACGCGCGGCGCAGCCAGATCATCCAGGGGTCTCTGACCAGCCTTTACGTGTCCCTGGGCATCTTCGTGGCCGCCTCCGTCACCGCTGCCCTCACCACACTGGTTTCCCGCCTGACGTGGCTGCCCGGGCTCCTGGGGGTGGCGGGGACGCTCGCGCTTTTCGTGGGGGCCATGCTCCTCATCCGGGAGACCGGGCTCGCCCTGCGCGCGGTCAACTCCGAGATGGAGTTCGCGCTGCGGCTTGGCCGGCTGTACCAGGAGCGGCACGTGGCGAGTCCCCCCGACGCGGGTGGGAAGGGGCCCTGA